From the Xenorhabdus ishibashii genome, one window contains:
- the mutM gene encoding bifunctional DNA-formamidopyrimidine glycosylase/DNA-(apurinic or apyrimidinic site) lyase, whose product MPELPEVETSRRGIEPHLVGNVIQYAEVRNSRLRWPVSGQIMALSDRPVLSVQRRAKYLLLELPEGWIIIHLGMSGSLRVLLDEQPPAKHDHVDLIMADGKILRYTDPRRFGAWLWSDNLEECSVLAHLGPEPLSDQFDGEYFYTVSRNKKAAIKSWLMDNKVVVGVGNIYANEALFVARILPERPVNSLTQQEAHRLADIIKQILRRSIEQGGTTLKDFLQSDGKPGYFAQELFVYGKKGELCPVCGEKIECIKLGQRSTFFCRQCQH is encoded by the coding sequence ATGCCGGAGCTACCAGAGGTAGAAACCAGTCGCAGGGGAATTGAACCTCACTTGGTTGGTAATGTGATCCAATATGCTGAGGTCAGGAATTCACGTTTGCGCTGGCCTGTTTCCGGGCAAATCATGGCACTTTCAGATCGACCAGTATTGAGTGTTCAACGGCGGGCAAAATATTTATTGCTTGAGCTGCCGGAGGGCTGGATTATTATTCATCTGGGAATGTCTGGCAGCTTGCGTGTCTTGTTAGATGAACAGCCTCCAGCGAAGCATGATCATGTCGATTTGATTATGGCTGATGGTAAAATTCTCCGGTATACCGACCCCCGACGTTTTGGTGCGTGGTTATGGAGTGATAATCTTGAAGAATGCTCCGTACTGGCTCATTTAGGACCTGAACCTCTTTCTGATCAGTTTGATGGCGAATACTTTTACACTGTTTCTCGCAACAAAAAAGCGGCTATCAAATCTTGGTTGATGGATAACAAAGTTGTGGTTGGTGTTGGGAATATTTATGCCAACGAAGCGTTGTTCGTCGCGCGAATTTTGCCTGAACGTCCCGTGAATTCATTAACGCAGCAAGAAGCTCATCGATTGGCTGATATAATCAAACAAATTTTACGTCGTTCCATTGAGCAGGGTGGAACAACACTGAAGGATTTTCTGCAATCTGATGGTAAACCAGGGTATTTTGCTCAGGAGTTATTTGTTTACGGTAAGAAAGGTGAACTTTGTCCCGTATGTGGTGAGAAAATCGAGTGTATAAAATTGGGGCAACGCAGTACATTTTTTTGTCGTCAGTGCCAGCATTAA
- a CDS encoding glycosyltransferase family 2 protein — protein MIAKKRLSVVMITKNAADVITDCLLSVNWADEIIVLDSGSSDTTCQIAREMGAKVYSNTQWPGFGRQRQLAQSYASGDYIFMIDADERVTPELKASIEQVLTNPDDNKVYSCARLNLFMGRFMQHSGWYPDRVIRLYCRERYQYNDNQVHESLDTQGASIVMLKGDLRHLTCRNLMEFQQKQLNYARDWAKHRYEQGKKTRYFSIISHTLGAFFKTWLLRAGFLDGKQGLVLAMVNAQYTFNKYAALWELVQTKGKNNDEKKSDLSRHL, from the coding sequence ATGATTGCGAAAAAACGTCTGTCCGTTGTCATGATCACCAAAAATGCCGCTGATGTGATTACAGATTGTCTGCTTTCTGTGAATTGGGCGGATGAGATCATCGTCTTGGATTCCGGCAGCAGCGATACAACGTGCCAAATAGCCAGAGAAATGGGTGCGAAAGTCTACTCAAATACCCAATGGCCTGGCTTCGGTCGGCAACGGCAGCTTGCGCAATCCTATGCCAGCGGTGATTACATCTTTATGATTGATGCCGATGAACGCGTAACACCAGAACTAAAAGCATCCATTGAACAAGTCCTGACCAACCCTGATGACAATAAAGTTTATAGCTGCGCACGCCTCAATCTGTTTATGGGGCGATTCATGCAACACAGTGGCTGGTATCCTGATAGGGTTATTCGTCTTTATTGCCGTGAACGTTACCAATACAACGACAATCAGGTTCACGAATCCCTTGATACTCAAGGCGCATCTATCGTGATGCTAAAGGGAGATTTGCGTCACTTAACCTGCCGTAATCTGATGGAATTCCAGCAAAAACAATTAAATTATGCAAGAGATTGGGCGAAACATCGCTATGAGCAAGGCAAAAAAACCCGTTATTTTTCTATAATCAGCCATACGCTAGGCGCATTTTTCAAAACCTGGCTATTAAGAGCGGGTTTTTTGGATGGCAAACAAGGCTTGGTGTTGGCAATGGTGAATGCTCAGTATACATTCAACAAATACGCTGCACTTTGGGAACTGGTTCAAACAAAGGGTAAGAACAACGATGAAAAGAAAAGCGATTTATCCCGGCACCTTTGA
- the coaD gene encoding pantetheine-phosphate adenylyltransferase: MKRKAIYPGTFDPITYGHLDIVTRAANMFDHVLLAIANSDRKNPMFSLEERVALAKEVTAHLENVDVVGFSELMVNFAKKQQANILIRGVRSVSDFDYEWQLANMNRHFMPELESVFLLPSQTLSFVSSSLIKDVARHDGDISSFLSEPVEQAMLKKLGK; the protein is encoded by the coding sequence ATGAAAAGAAAAGCGATTTATCCCGGCACCTTTGACCCTATCACTTACGGTCATCTTGATATTGTTACTCGTGCTGCAAACATGTTCGACCATGTTTTATTGGCTATCGCTAATAGTGACAGAAAAAATCCCATGTTTAGTTTGGAAGAGCGTGTCGCGTTAGCAAAAGAAGTCACGGCTCATCTGGAAAATGTCGATGTAGTTGGGTTCAGTGAATTGATGGTTAATTTTGCCAAAAAGCAGCAGGCTAACATCTTAATCCGCGGAGTTCGTTCTGTTTCTGATTTTGACTATGAATGGCAACTGGCTAATATGAATCGACATTTTATGCCAGAACTGGAAAGCGTCTTTTTATTGCCTTCCCAAACCTTGTCTTTCGTCTCATCATCCTTAATTAAGGATGTTGCTCGCCATGATGGCGACATTTCATCCTTCCTGTCAGAGCCAGTTGAGCAGGCAATGCTAAAGAAATTGGGTAAGTAA